From Serinus canaria isolate serCan28SL12 chromosome 26, serCan2020, whole genome shotgun sequence, one genomic window encodes:
- the LOC103822396 gene encoding polymeric immunoglobulin receptor — protein MTFLAFLFLLTVVPAGSARSRHPPMAAISSPVFGPRQVHGVRGGSVTVRCFYPPTPANRHDRKYWCRQRGSACLTLLSSDFVAAAYQGRATLTDHPEQEQFQIHISGLEPGDAGTFQCGLGVNGRGLSFRVTLSVAEAPPVPEDAELFYVKLRSTWTVTCSFGEGTAEMRKYLCKKEKDGCRKVIDSYQDEDPTGRLQLTFESPPGSFRVTMTRMDWEDAGLYYCGAGEYGKDSTSKELDVFVYEDKNFPHLKTNITAKTGSSATFECLYEPLLNSSTRFWCKQKGRHCVRIIDSTGRVEDTYEGRVAAFENPENKTVTIVLNQLRDKDKGSYWCMSNELREQQSSTELTVVPGEPALTGKKKVEAQVGSQVNLTCCYPCAYSSYEKFWCRWSSRGCAMLPALPPGLPQPGDGCDRSARTVVLSLGPLREEDEGWYWCGVKRNGAFVETMAVELRVSAGRDAKLSPEFLDVDSSHDPGAAPPGGAGSEAEVRKGAAPESSSSDESHGSNTLALVLGPLAGLILIVVTAFAIVRYRQLKRSDLVSVGSYRTNISMSDFESVRDFSGSSSVKESQETPMGGDEFITTTDTPDSAANTMKAKRSSKEDADLAYSSFLATSSSIAQASSGGDSAVRDVSPPQDRV, from the exons ATGACTTTCCTGGCGTTCCTCTTCCTGCTCACCGTGGTGCCAGCTGGGTCTGCCAGGAGCAGACACCCCCCCATGGCAGCCA TCTCCAGCCCGGTGTTCGGCCCCCGGCAGGTGCACGGCGTGCGGGGCGGCTCGGTCACCGTGCGGTGCTTCTACCCACCCACACCGGCCAACCGGCACGACAGGAAATACTGGTGCCGCCAGCGGGGCTCCGCCTGCCTCACCCTGCTCTCCTCCGACTTCGTGGCCGCCGCCTACCAGGGCAGAGCCACCCTCACCGACCACCCCGAGCAGGAGCAGTTCCAGATCCACATCTCAGGGCTGGAGCCGGGGGATGCCGGCACCTTCCAGTGTGGCCTGGGGGTCAATGGCAGAGGGCTCTCCTTCAGAGTCACCCTCAGCGTTGCTGAAG CCCCACCTGTTCCTGAGGATGCTGAGCTCTTCTACGTGAAGCTGCGCAGCACCTGGACCGTCACCTGCAGCTTTGGGGAGGGCACGGCCGAGATGAGGAAATACCTGTGCAAGAAGGAGAAGGACGGCTGCCGGAAGGTCATCGACAGCTACCAGGACGAGGATCCCACAGGGAGGCTCCAGCTGACCTTTGAGAGCCCTCCAGGCTCGTTCCGTGTCACCATGACTCGGATGGACTGGGAAGATGCAGGCTTGTACTACTGTGGGGCTGGTGAATATGGGAAGGACAGCACCAGCAAGGAGCTGGATGTGTTTGTCTACGAGg ACAAAAATTTCCCTCACTTGAAGACCAACATCACGGCAAAAACTGGAAGCTCAGCAACCTTCGAGTGCCTCTATGAGCCTCTGCTGAATTCCTCCACGAGGTTCTGGTGCAAGCAGAAAGGCAGGCATTGTGTGAGAATCATAGACAGCACTGGGCGTGTGGAGGACACCTACGAAGGAAGAGTGGCCGCCTTCGAGAACCCCGAGAACAAAACTGTCACCATCGTCCTGAACCAGCTGCGGGACAAGGACAAAGGCAGCTACTGGTGCATGTCCAAtgagctgagggagcagcagtcATCCACAGAGCTGACGGTGGTGCCAG GAGAACCGGCGCTGACGGGGAAGAAGAAGGTGGAGGCTCAAGTGGGCTCGCAGGTGAATTTGACCTGCTGTTACCCCTGCGCCTACTCCTCCTACGAGAAGTTCTGGTGCcgctggagcagcaggggctgtgccatgcTGCCGGCCCTGCCGCCGGGGCTGCCGCAGCCCGGGGACGGCTGCGACCGCTCGGCCAGGACGGTCGTGCTGAGCCTGGGCCCGCTGAGGGAGGAAGATGAAGGCTGGTACTGGTGCGGGGTGAAGCGCAACGGGGCCTTCGTGGAGACCATGGCCGTGGAGCTGCGGGTGAGCGCAG ggagaGATGCCAAGCTCAGCCCAGAGTTCCTGGATGTTGATTCCAGCCACgaccctggagctgctcccccaggaGGAGCCGGCAGCGAGGCTGAGGTGCGGAAAGGAGCTGCCCCAGAAAG TTCCAGCTCTGATGAGAGCCATGGCTCCAACACTCTGGCCTTGGTGCTGGGCCCTCTTGCTGGCCTGATCCTGATCGTTGTGACAGCTTTTGCCATCGTCAGATACAGGCAGCTGAAGAGATCTG acCTGGTGTCCGTGGGGAGCTACAGGACCAACATCAGCATGTCAGACTTTGAGAGCGTGAGGGActtcagtggcagcagcagcgtGAAGGAGAGCCAGGAGACCCCCATGGGAGGGGATG